The Ensifer adhaerens genome contains a region encoding:
- a CDS encoding nucleotidyltransferase domain-containing protein, with amino-acid sequence MSDEGVPADEAAKHAPAAPGRAARAVMAAEAVLAERFPQAIFAIVAGSILRGEGTQTSDIDLVVLHEALPAAWRESFHFDDFPIEAFVHDFETLNWFVDQDMAGGCPVLADMVAGGVAIGPERARAEALQAGAQQRLERGPAPLTPEIRDRLRYQITDLVDDLRDARPAAEIRAIAAELTKPLADLMLLGRGRWSGRGKWLPRLLVRADASLAESFDTALRHAGAGQAAELIRLAELELAPHGGPLFAGDRRTAPPDARRPGLLAQ; translated from the coding sequence ATGAGCGACGAGGGTGTGCCCGCCGATGAGGCGGCAAAGCACGCGCCAGCGGCACCAGGCCGTGCGGCGAGAGCGGTGATGGCGGCTGAGGCGGTGCTTGCGGAACGCTTTCCGCAGGCGATCTTTGCGATCGTCGCGGGCTCGATCCTGCGCGGCGAGGGTACGCAGACCTCGGATATCGACCTGGTGGTGCTGCACGAGGCCCTGCCGGCCGCCTGGCGGGAAAGCTTCCATTTCGACGATTTTCCGATCGAGGCCTTCGTGCACGACTTCGAGACGCTCAACTGGTTTGTCGACCAGGATATGGCGGGCGGTTGCCCGGTGCTTGCGGACATGGTGGCGGGCGGCGTTGCTATCGGGCCTGAGCGGGCGCGTGCCGAAGCGCTTCAGGCCGGGGCGCAACAGCGCCTGGAACGAGGGCCGGCGCCGCTGACGCCTGAGATACGCGACCGACTACGCTACCAGATCACCGATCTGGTGGATGATCTGCGCGATGCACGCCCGGCCGCCGAGATCCGCGCCATTGCCGCCGAACTGACGAAGCCGCTCGCCGATCTGATGCTGCTTGGCCGCGGACGATGGTCTGGGCGCGGCAAATGGCTACCGCGGTTGCTCGTCCGGGCGGACGCGTCGCTTGCCGAAAGCTTCGACACGGCATTGCGCCACGCGGGCGCAGGACAGGCAGCAGAGCTGATCCGGCTTGCCGAGCTGGAACTGGCGCCGCATGGCGGGCCGTTGTTTGCCGGGGACCGTCGGACGGCGCCGCCGGATGCCCGGCGTCCTGGTCTTCTCGCGCAGTGA